A single window of Qipengyuania sediminis DNA harbors:
- a CDS encoding sensor histidine kinase yields MVRWAGFPWVAAIFAALASIILVFSGLEPALAVAVFVVWAGSLWLSAQKPPAARPASPAPGFDETQMRDLFELSQAPVIVTKRDRVTVANAAARRLFGAHMVGQDIRVTLRHPRAVALIDKAGSSGATIPGLVRRRDVWRINRKVLPGGLAVFEFVNRTAEADISRAHTDFVANASHELRTPLASIIGYVETLQDDAGGVDAELRERFLSTIQREAQRLQALVDDLMSLSRIEAEKHDVPREVIDFSSLAERAARDAAGAAHAHRLTLAIDRGVHVCGDRQQLEQMVRNLIDNAFKYGSAHTPVEVRVHVADKMRSALIVRDRGEGIAAEHLPHLTRRFYRTDPGRSRASGGTGLGLAIVKHIVERHRGKLDIASTQGDGTMVTVLLPAPSTDG; encoded by the coding sequence GTCTTCGTCGTCTGGGCGGGGTCGCTGTGGTTGAGCGCGCAAAAGCCCCCTGCCGCCCGCCCCGCGTCCCCGGCGCCGGGTTTCGACGAGACGCAGATGCGTGACCTCTTCGAGCTCTCGCAAGCGCCGGTTATCGTCACCAAGCGCGATCGGGTGACTGTCGCGAACGCTGCCGCCCGCCGCCTGTTTGGCGCGCATATGGTGGGCCAGGACATCCGCGTCACGCTACGCCACCCGAGAGCGGTCGCTCTCATCGACAAAGCCGGAAGCAGCGGCGCCACCATCCCCGGCCTTGTCCGCCGCCGCGACGTCTGGCGCATTAACCGCAAGGTGCTACCCGGAGGCCTGGCGGTGTTCGAGTTCGTGAACCGCACCGCCGAGGCTGATATCAGCCGCGCACATACAGATTTCGTCGCCAATGCCAGCCACGAGCTGCGCACCCCGCTCGCTTCGATCATCGGCTATGTCGAGACGCTGCAGGACGATGCCGGCGGCGTGGACGCGGAACTGCGCGAACGGTTCCTCTCGACCATTCAACGCGAAGCGCAGCGGTTGCAGGCACTGGTGGATGATCTGATGAGCCTGTCGCGGATCGAGGCCGAGAAGCATGACGTCCCCCGCGAGGTCATCGACTTCTCGAGCCTCGCCGAACGCGCGGCGCGCGATGCCGCGGGGGCTGCCCATGCACACCGGCTGACGCTCGCGATCGATCGCGGGGTGCATGTCTGCGGCGATCGTCAGCAGCTCGAGCAGATGGTCCGCAATCTCATCGACAATGCGTTCAAGTACGGGTCGGCGCATACGCCCGTCGAGGTGAGGGTTCACGTGGCCGACAAGATGAGGAGCGCGCTCATTGTCCGCGATCGCGGCGAAGGAATAGCAGCCGAGCATCTGCCGCATCTCACCCGCCGCTTCTACCGCACCGATCCGGGGCGCAGCCGTGCCTCGGGCGGAACCGGTCTCGGCCTCGCGATCGTCAAGCATATCGTCGAACGCCACCGCGGGAAGCTCGATATCGCCAGCACCCAGGGCGACGGCACAATGGTGACCGTATTGCTGCCCGCCCCGAGCACGGACGGCTAG
- a CDS encoding DUF2490 domain-containing protein produces MGLGRSLIFGVTTLLAAAPASAGDDFQQWLTVSARGEVAPKVVLQTEGIARFSEDRGGLYQLQGIAHLGYEIRKGIIVWAGYVQSHEYRDGDLTVERRIREQITFDNIAKIGRASLSARVRLEQRWRDIAPGTAWRIRPQLRLSIPLGDKTAPSLQLSEEGFFNLNEATFQASEGLERSRTAAVISIPLSPAVRGDIGYLNQHRFVRDGPDSDEHALTLALGFAF; encoded by the coding sequence GTGGGGCTCGGCAGATCGCTTATCTTCGGTGTGACCACCTTGCTGGCTGCGGCGCCGGCGTCGGCGGGTGACGATTTTCAGCAATGGCTGACAGTCTCCGCCCGCGGAGAAGTCGCCCCCAAGGTCGTTTTGCAGACCGAAGGCATTGCCCGCTTCAGCGAGGATCGGGGTGGGCTCTACCAGCTCCAGGGCATCGCGCATCTCGGTTACGAAATCCGCAAGGGCATCATCGTGTGGGCTGGATATGTCCAAAGCCACGAATACCGCGATGGCGATCTGACCGTCGAACGTCGCATCCGCGAGCAGATTACTTTCGACAACATCGCGAAAATCGGCCGCGCCTCGTTGAGCGCCCGCGTGCGGCTCGAACAGCGCTGGCGCGATATCGCGCCGGGTACCGCTTGGCGGATCCGCCCCCAGCTCCGCCTCAGCATTCCTTTGGGAGACAAGACCGCGCCCAGCCTCCAGCTCTCGGAAGAGGGGTTCTTCAATCTCAACGAAGCGACGTTTCAGGCCTCAGAGGGCCTCGAACGCAGCCGCACGGCCGCCGTGATCAGCATCCCCCTTTCCCCCGCCGTCCGGGGTGACATCGGATATCTCAACCAGCACCGCTTCGTCCGCGACGGACCCGATAGCGATGAACATGCCCTAACCCTTGCTTTGGGCTTCGCCTTCTAG